The following are from one region of the Arthrobacter sp. KBS0703 genome:
- a CDS encoding 5'-3' exonuclease yields MPHRLMLLDTASLYFRAFYGVPDTIRRADGTPVNAVRGLLDMIARLTTDYGATHLVACWDDDWRPQWRVDLIPTYKSHRVAEVVAGAPDVEVVPDALEAQIPMIRRVLDLAGVAIVGAADHEADDVVGTYASHAELPVDVVTGDRDLFQVVDDDRQVRVIYTARGMKNLEVITDAVVVGKYRVLPQQYADYATLRGDASDGLPGVAGIGEKTAASLLLEYGTLDGLLEAATDAASGLSASVRSKLAAAADYLEVAPTVVKIVRDLELPTLEEAGAQMHPVEGDSRAELERLATEWNLGGSVKRLLEALDLHH; encoded by the coding sequence ATGCCCCACCGCCTGATGCTGCTGGACACTGCGTCGCTGTACTTTCGCGCCTTCTACGGCGTACCCGACACGATCCGCCGCGCTGACGGCACCCCGGTGAACGCCGTCCGCGGACTGCTGGACATGATCGCGCGGCTGACCACCGACTACGGCGCGACGCATCTCGTTGCGTGCTGGGACGACGATTGGCGGCCGCAGTGGCGCGTGGACCTCATCCCTACCTACAAGTCGCACCGGGTTGCGGAGGTGGTGGCCGGCGCCCCCGACGTGGAGGTGGTGCCGGACGCACTTGAGGCGCAGATTCCGATGATCCGCCGGGTGCTCGACCTCGCCGGCGTCGCCATCGTGGGAGCTGCCGACCACGAAGCCGACGACGTCGTCGGCACCTACGCCAGCCACGCCGAGCTTCCGGTCGACGTGGTGACCGGCGACCGCGATCTCTTCCAGGTTGTCGACGACGACCGTCAAGTGCGGGTGATCTACACGGCGCGCGGCATGAAGAACCTCGAAGTCATCACCGACGCGGTCGTCGTCGGCAAGTACCGCGTGCTGCCCCAGCAGTATGCCGACTACGCGACGCTCCGCGGCGACGCCTCCGACGGGCTCCCTGGCGTTGCCGGCATCGGCGAGAAGACCGCCGCGTCATTGCTGTTGGAGTACGGCACACTCGACGGGCTGCTGGAAGCCGCGACGGATGCCGCAAGCGGGCTGTCCGCATCCGTGCGGTCCAAGCTGGCTGCGGCCGCCGACTACCTCGAGGTCGCGCCCACCGTCGTGAAGATCGTGCGCGACCTCGAACTGCCGACGCTCGAGGAAGCCGGCGCGCAGATGCACCCCGTGGAGGGCGATTCGCGCGCCGAACTCGAGCGCCTCGCCACCGAGTGGAACCTCGGCGGCTCCGTCAAACGGCTCCTCGAAGCGCTGGACCTGCATCACTGA
- a CDS encoding LysR substrate-binding domain-containing protein — protein sequence MNLELRHLRSLVAVDEARTFTDAAISLGTSQASELRVGYAWSALGGRTIALQRRWEEANPGVQLIWVQSGSPTAGLGGGSVDLAVVRRQLNDPRFTETLVGTERRYAAVAATDPLARRRFLRMADFAERTIAVDSRTGTTAENLWGPEAQPSSVRYVEGVDDWLTLIATGKAMGMSSEATAAQYPRPGVVYKVVRDAPPISVLLASWKDDLSVLIADFARLARQAFAETPPAENRGGHRA from the coding sequence ATGAATCTTGAGCTGCGCCATCTTCGGTCTCTCGTGGCCGTCGACGAGGCCCGGACCTTCACCGACGCAGCCATCAGCCTGGGAACTTCCCAAGCCAGCGAGCTGCGGGTCGGGTACGCCTGGTCCGCGCTGGGCGGCCGGACCATAGCCCTGCAGCGCCGCTGGGAGGAGGCAAACCCCGGAGTTCAACTCATCTGGGTCCAGTCGGGCTCCCCGACGGCCGGCCTGGGCGGGGGATCAGTCGATCTGGCGGTGGTCCGGCGGCAGCTCAATGACCCGCGCTTCACTGAAACCCTGGTTGGAACGGAGCGCCGCTATGCCGCGGTGGCCGCCACGGATCCGCTGGCCCGCAGGCGGTTCCTGCGCATGGCCGACTTTGCGGAGCGGACGATCGCCGTCGACAGCCGCACCGGCACCACCGCGGAAAATCTTTGGGGTCCGGAGGCCCAGCCTTCATCCGTCCGCTATGTCGAGGGTGTTGACGATTGGCTCACGCTCATCGCCACGGGAAAGGCCATGGGCATGTCCTCCGAGGCGACCGCGGCACAGTACCCACGGCCGGGAGTGGTCTACAAGGTGGTCCGTGATGCGCCGCCGATATCGGTGCTCCTTGCCTCGTGGAAGGATGACCTGTCAGTCCTCATTGCCGACTTTGCGCGCCTGGCCCGGCAAGCTTTTGCCGAAACCCCACCCGCCGAAAACCGCGGCGGGCACCGTGCCTGA
- a CDS encoding DMT family transporter produces METYAEDSFGPDGRQATQSRSRILGGLLTMTGSGISNQIGAGIGAHAFPALGPAGVVAVRQLVAAAVLLPAARPPLHRLTWKQWWPALLLGGTIALMNICLYVAIQRIGLGLAVTLEFLGPLAIALTRSKSKLDVLCAVSAGVGVYVLVLPGPSSDFPGIGIAVAGAACWAAYIILNGVVGQRLPGLQGPAVATMVSLVFYLPVAAYLLSAGSLTGPALLLSVLAGVLCSVIPYAADLSALRHVRQAFFGVYMSINPLLAALSGMIVLGQILALHEWLGIVLIVATNAAAILLAGPRPSPVVRAASEAPPAGLHL; encoded by the coding sequence ATGGAGACTTACGCAGAGGACAGCTTCGGCCCGGACGGCCGTCAGGCAACCCAATCCCGGTCCCGAATTCTCGGCGGCCTGCTGACCATGACGGGCAGCGGCATCAGCAATCAGATCGGTGCGGGGATCGGAGCGCATGCTTTCCCAGCGCTTGGGCCGGCGGGGGTGGTCGCCGTGCGGCAACTCGTCGCCGCTGCCGTGCTCCTGCCGGCGGCCCGGCCACCCCTGCACCGCCTGACGTGGAAACAGTGGTGGCCGGCGCTCCTGCTGGGCGGAACGATCGCGCTCATGAACATCTGCCTCTACGTCGCGATTCAGCGCATCGGGCTGGGCCTGGCCGTCACCCTGGAGTTCCTCGGCCCGCTGGCAATCGCCCTCACGCGGTCCAAGTCCAAACTGGACGTGCTGTGTGCGGTGAGTGCCGGCGTCGGGGTTTACGTTCTTGTACTGCCAGGACCTTCCAGCGACTTTCCCGGCATTGGCATCGCGGTGGCCGGGGCCGCCTGCTGGGCGGCCTACATCATCCTGAACGGGGTGGTTGGCCAGCGGCTGCCAGGCCTACAGGGCCCGGCAGTTGCAACCATGGTCTCCCTGGTGTTCTACCTGCCGGTGGCCGCATATCTCCTCTCGGCGGGGTCGTTGACGGGTCCGGCGCTGTTGTTGTCCGTCCTCGCCGGAGTGCTCTGCTCTGTCATCCCCTACGCCGCGGACCTCAGTGCGCTCCGTCACGTGCGGCAGGCATTCTTCGGCGTGTATATGAGCATCAACCCCCTCCTCGCAGCCCTCTCAGGAATGATCGTGCTGGGGCAGATTCTCGCCTTGCATGAATGGCTGGGAATCGTGCTGATCGTCGCCACCAACGCGGCAGCCATTCTGCTGGCGGGACCTCGTCCATCGCCCGTGGTGAGGGCGGCCAGCGAGGCGCCGCCTGCGGGGCTGCACCTCTGA